From a region of the uncultured Desulfatiglans sp. genome:
- a CDS encoding conserved hypothetical protein (Evidence 4 : Unknown function but conserved in other organisms): protein MTHQEAIMAFSQSEKIKGGIIWASTALQSMDALQGMEKRGAEGVIRTLVNLIAHDVQLSSRIAPDEGWGEVQSFLDQALVMVASGVGFDAVHHLTKALSRVTTIGQRAMTVLKEEHLLD from the coding sequence GTGACGCATCAGGAAGCCATCATGGCGTTTTCCCAAAGCGAAAAGATCAAAGGCGGCATCATCTGGGCGTCGACCGCCCTTCAGTCCATGGACGCCCTTCAGGGCATGGAAAAGCGCGGTGCAGAGGGGGTGATCAGGACCCTCGTGAACCTGATCGCCCATGACGTGCAGCTGTCCTCGCGCATCGCCCCCGACGAGGGCTGGGGAGAGGTCCAGTCTTTTTTGGATCAAGCGCTGGTGATGGTTGCCTCCGGCGTGGGCTTCGATGCGGTCCACCATCTGACGAAGGCCCTCAGCCGGGTGACGACGATCGGCCAGCGGGCCATGACGGTTCTGAAAGAGGAGCATCTCCTCGATTGA
- a CDS encoding conserved hypothetical protein (Evidence 4 : Unknown function but conserved in other organisms), with amino-acid sequence MNRAQLEGILRELKRGETTVEACLDRLKSLPFEDMGFACLDHHRPLRRGAAEVIYGEGKDAADIQAIMGRMIDAGDNVLVTRLAPEKAEVLERAFPGSVYHPRGRVLTFNRETPVPSGRGTILVVSAGTSDIPVAEEAAVTARFLGNTVETLFDVGVAGLHRLLRAQERLRQASVIIVVAGMEGALPSVVGGLVDRPVIAVPTSIGYGAGFQGLAALLGMLNSCAAGVTVVNIDNGFGAGYAASLINRT; translated from the coding sequence GTGAATAGAGCGCAACTGGAAGGCATTCTGAGGGAGTTGAAGCGCGGAGAGACCACCGTCGAGGCGTGTCTCGATCGCCTGAAATCGCTCCCGTTCGAGGACATGGGGTTCGCCTGTCTCGATCATCACCGTCCGCTGCGGCGCGGCGCGGCCGAAGTGATCTACGGCGAAGGGAAGGATGCCGCCGACATCCAGGCGATCATGGGTCGGATGATCGACGCGGGGGACAACGTCCTCGTGACCCGCCTCGCCCCCGAAAAGGCCGAGGTCCTCGAGCGGGCCTTCCCGGGAAGCGTCTATCACCCCCGCGGGCGCGTCCTCACGTTCAACCGCGAAACACCCGTCCCGAGCGGCCGGGGGACGATCCTCGTCGTGAGCGCCGGGACCTCCGATATTCCCGTGGCCGAGGAGGCAGCCGTCACGGCGCGCTTTCTCGGCAACACGGTGGAGACGCTCTTCGACGTAGGCGTCGCCGGGTTGCACCGGCTGCTTCGGGCGCAGGAGCGCCTGCGGCAGGCCTCGGTCATCATCGTGGTCGCCGGTATGGAAGGGGCGCTTCCGAGTGTGGTGGGCGGGCTCGTAGACCGGCCGGTCATCGCGGTGCCCACGAGCATTGGCTACGGCGCGGGTTTTCAGGGTCTGGCGGCGCTTCTCGGCATGCTCAATTCCTGCGCGGCCGGGGTGACGGTGGTCAACATCGACAACGGCTTCGGTGCCGG